A stretch of Vespula vulgaris chromosome 5, iyVesVulg1.1, whole genome shotgun sequence DNA encodes these proteins:
- the LOC127063808 gene encoding E3 ubiquitin-protein ligase lubel isoform X5 gives MNSGKKISSASASSRGKTGGTRLRELHMNNPGAEKWRPMAISNPSTRLRMARTMPHWVLAQQQKDAEERKERIPTPPKVPPPSLSGDCGDPDYEIIEFPIRGTPQKTTPMSTDLPSITKHSKCALCGTENVFARCDTCKENYCEACDDMNHKHPKRKAHVRRRIVTETAAKNRPPLPPKGENLAGPPPVPPPRRNRKSSQAKLTQNQGGTNRSLIEKPGSTKRDVSNASGSSSTTRETNFQGSKINTTIEGSGSSTDKMSTLQERYRRYQEAMRAQDANRRRRTPSDASSRETASPRPVSIGSSKATPPLPPPPPPRSIIQSTSVCDLSAPHMWNLGMHQAQSMAQLGPGGMPMMWYSPNNPWDASMSASTLSLNHPPLWAYPMGYHPSQMLPPHYPGTLSRPHSPARSLKSSRRSRAPSPSPSIKSRKSIVSRSRSRISPGSPSDASSEDSEESDFDDRLSRGSRSIRRGSVPRSIRQRSYQDNDGSRTLLSRPRRERLTSEDRMTSTEEQWSENQSTRRYSMSSRGYEDSRRNTIDSRLRNIENGTYHDQRRERRRRKSTDEELSDRKSNPTARTRITSSSDDHFERTEKRSTLYDDEILSSKRHSLRNEDDPRRSISQRASRMTLAESQRQALDSRDSTLKRETENESERLSSRSIRNATTDVEELRKREQRIQDQNNISSKRISSFKREDSLDQAERASVQRSSRRSSIETDTNQNFKRLSSREMSRTKEDDERILARNKKESSVDRDSQISRTNESIQIKEKKTNVEDSNESVKGSKETVNALKKNSPTNKKGTIELPADEWSCEHCTFINKITERVCVICCKTRSSALPSNETDDADTNIEDIQTIDNDNKQVSGSTEDPNPDLEKKTNLLKISNSEESGDSGSTKNKGISLAESSTDMHDVKLAESSTTSERKDEGTLTSSTLTLSLSKGTNPEDIDELVKRPALSKSNERIEETRKVSTGTSPPPQSISTQTYDFLPRGGSGSLRRSMSTSKGFLSYEDSETEEPNRFTNSPDLYPRTIQEQYLRQAISSQSRDRTRRNSIDSAHLYYRSREPSQPRFIEAGPSTSTQGVSTLTRQGLEIVELLREAERQGYSTDDVQVALAQGASNPIEWLKTQWPRSIEAVQILVSTQGKEQRENNIGVLSVNEAKDALRSVKGDVWNAVTIATQRRQHKTAEILTKGNFTMADVVKALDNNDGIVDAALLELQKNQLKPFLMRIWGPPVGVENDGAAPQGDAAGIVGGATRILEQITTVSDTEAKKQVMSPIIDNFVALQTDFRKQLAALRQMTYNWEYEKDPLNDTRGNNSVDLLGSSNGEDPTIDETLLPRSIENIHSNQTVDVEIEQTNKVENTMDDKNNRLESSITESIENKQKIDDTNIIENNAGLTIEEQLEINEKDRSIDENRTKEVISIDESSKKIETRDKDDRNNNSKDIATVNSYDAIVTNEKHFNSETVTVTEKSDDEDVTKGNKEITNENEVSMGEDEITQKEDRRLFRNETLPEDKKNSSQETSLQQDTNIVEQPDLKMHNDTTDRTITRKVNERNKSQVENLFRNEGSSINELGLEVNAVPQSKTMELLMSAVRSLPEQMIGPFVTAMKMLSPKLTTIDTDTDVNENDIDENYSNPASTPRLVHSESMIGEKEVENNNVNDRPIDISALDKNEVKDTISESIDENKESTTIDRAQEETEIEQPSRVVPDKGHENKNISKPDNVNVKFEPKDLTDQQKDFRAVGTDRTEANTALTNIGQNTTTDKTAIPSDVSLTNARHYELPLNHDFQSRTIIDTYVDMHSKIVEIDNENMNTELIDLQDNFPVMEKTHVESNNDYNDNENDNNDKTDRDPMKLDKELSNVTSRIINEHSNDQSHLINTSMIDESINIKSFSKEANNSSNDFALPHNPMIDLTFDNKQNDAESSSTNDESMDSLDPFVRNDTRSNEISNLIELKDDLILDVPILTPMKISNDNQRLNLIDIFEFDKKDLQSNILKDSVDSNSLNRSKSNAASLNFNPKFVEESSEFSSRLKSKDLDSNNNASENLSNLSSLNQIKSNASNLSDIEQIKTIEKIDDKSRESKEENVEFISEVILSPLLKDIQTVRETIDDQKLSYEVSSFLENLNFIESSPRIFLESNINDISAGIIEINISESPIIAVNDCAPVKEVEKIDSVLETKKKIVDKINEKPIDDLNVNISKKIKSSDVDKIETNLIEPIRTMKLTRGDIIKERSKSPVKKVSRRKSPVKIIKRANTLLPKKVSTKINVLPRTTALVKARNAAVEIMKKPIALKSITQIEDTRSKGSIEQIEDVRVKKSENTIKPIKTTIDNEKRSASSMDQRSIESTFERSKKTTDIKNEKVESERDQSVDKNKSKIKFISKIPVLTARCKTSSKIVQATASKDKPVKINKIILGSVPTRLPVARQTILKTNLKATKIPNISENVKEKEIVVKKEKESITIDRTADKVDDKKVDNDNDGFNCRTEKEKLESNLETLEIKTEVERSNNSDDDESSSEHDDEEDEQDEEEEEEEEEEEEEKEVSDVEESSSVFDSSSESENFTVLMREVPKSSSDKSNSVESLLTVEDQIEKTLQAIRAELSNYESDELEENEDLKPDERDVKDDTENEDSSSLSDEIFEEAICGGEESIDISITKMDKIEIIQNDLEIKTLEDSSIVSNLEETMVEKQISKDSNNKISKNKMKNNSVNDDVNKHSRVNEQSKVNEIFKKNTSKIAKLEKKNLHDGNTKDVKMIQSVRVLREVETNDKNKRKKDKEDPRVTQNKRFSLVASCIRRFEGEDKTERKRNEVENVNATRREGSPKTERERTARRLLAEGRASNYEEAEVAASLLALKFGDAEAIHAAKECGSVESALAFLQQECELCTGRYAMSQMISMLKCTHRCCNECAKNYFTIQISDRNIIDAVCPFCKEPNLRDANEDDVLEYFSNLDIQLKSLLDSPIHELFQRKLRDRTLMQDPNFKWCIQCSSGFYADPEHKRLICPDCRSITCAFCRKPWEKQHEGITCEQFAAWKDENDPDNQAAGLAKHLADNGIDCPKCKFRYSLSRGGCMHFTCSQCKFEFCCGCGKAFLMGAKCSISPYCAKLGLHAHHPRNCLFYLRDKEPAQLQQLLKENDIEYDTEGPIGERKCKVQLQKETPAGVVDAICNSDVVEGQAGLCRIHYVEYLVRKIRSTQLEPLPLLNIDDLETCVKRSGLKLPPNWYGRDPEHYRKDLTEIVQKEIPLE, from the exons CGACCTACCATCCATTACCAAACACAGCAAATGTGCCCTTTGCGGCACCGAGAACGTCTTTGCACGATGCGACACCTGCAAAGAGAATTATTGCGAAGCGTGTGACGACATGAATCATAAACATCCCAAGAGAAAAGCTCACGTTAGACGGAGGATCGTGACTGAAACTGCAGCAAAGAACAGACCACCTTTGCCACCAAAAGGTGAAAATCTAGCTGGTCCACCTCCTGTACCACCACCGAGAAGAAATCGCAAGAGCTCTCAG GCCAAACTCACGCAGAATCAAGGAGGTACGAATCGATCATTGATCGAGAAACCGGGAAGTACGAAGCGTGATGTTTCCAACGCTAGTGGATCATCGTCGACGACTAGGGAGACAAATTTTCAAGGATCGAAGATCAACACCACGATCGAAGGATCGGGATCGAGTACCGACAAGATGTCTACCTTACAG GAAAGATACAGGAGATATCAGGAAGCAATGAGAGCCCAAGATGCAAATCGACGAAGACGTACACCATCCGATGCTTCGTCGAGAGAAACCGCAAGTCCCAGGCCAGTTAGCATAGGGAGTTCTAAAGCGACGCCGCCTttaccacctccaccacctcccAGATCTATAATACAATCGACCAGCGTGTGCGATCTCTCGGCACCGCACATGTGGAATCTCGGAATGCATCAG GCTCAATCGATGGCACAGTTAGGTCCCGGTGGAATGCCAATGATGTGGTACTCGCCGAACAATCCCTGGGACGCGTCGATGAGTGCTTCGACCTTGAGTTTAAATCATCCACCTTTATGGGCATACCCCATGGGATATCATCCGTCTCAAATGTTACCACCGCATTATCCGGGAACTCTGTCGAGACCGCACAGTCCAGCGAGGAGTTTAAAGTCGAGCAGAAGGTCCAGGGCACCCTCGCCATCTCCAAGTATAAAATCAAGAAAGTCTATCGTctcgagatcgagatcgagaatATCCCCTGGATCGCCTTCGGACGCTAGCTCCGAAGATTCCGAGGAATCTGACTTCGACGATAGACTTTCTCGAGGATCGAGAAGTATCAGACGAGGTAGCGTTCCAAGAAGTATCAGACAGAGAAGTTATCAAGATAACGATGGTTCTAGGACTTTACTGTCTCGACCTCGTCGAGA GAGACTAACGTCGGAGGATAGGATGACCAGCACGGAGGAACAATGGTCTGAAAATCAATCAACCAGACGGTACTCGATGTCCTCGAGAGGTTACGAGGACTCTCGAAGGAACACGATCGATTCTCGTCTTCGGAACATCGAAAATGGAACTTACCATGATCAGCGAcgcgaacgacgacgacgtaaaAGTACCGACGAGGAACTGTCCGATCGAAAATCTAATCCAACAGCTAGAACAAGGATCACCAGTTCCTCCGACGATCATTTCGAACGAACGGAGAAACGTTCGACGTTATACGACGACGAAATCCTTTCGTCGAAGAGACACTCTTTGAGAAACGAAGACGATCCGAGGAGATCCATCTCGCAGAGAGCTTCGAGAATGACTTTGGCAGAGTCGCAAAGACAAGCTCTGGATTCTCGTGATTCGAccttgaaaagagaaacggaaaaCGAGTCGGAACGTCTTTCGTCGCGTTCTATACGAAACGCCACGACGGACGTCGAAGAACTGCGAAAAAGGGAACAGCGTATTCAGGACCAAAATAATATCTCGTCCAAGAGAATATCGTCCTTTAAGAGAGAGGACTCGTTGGATCAGGCTGAACGAGCTTCGGTACAGCGCAGCTCTAGAAGGTCTTCCATCGAAACGGATACGAATCAAAACTTTAAAAGATTGTCTTCGCGCGAAATGTCGCGAACGAAGGAGGACGACGAAAGGATCCTAGCgaggaataagaaagaatcgaGCGTAGATCGGGACTCTCAAATATCTCGAACTAACGAATCCATTCAaatcaaagagaagaaaacgaacgtGGAAGACAGCAATGAGTCGGTCAAAGGATCGAAAGAAACAGTAAAcgcgttaaagaaaaattctcctacgaataaaaaaggtaCGATCGAATTACCAGCTGACGAGTGGTCCTGCGAGCATTGCACTTTCATAAACAAAATCACCGAACGCGTTTGCGTAATCTGCTGCAAAACCAGAAGCAGTGCCCTACCTTCGAACGAGACGGATGATGCCGATACCAACATAGAAGATATTCAAACAatcgataacgataacaaacAAGTGTCGGGTTCTACCGAGGATCCTAATCCCGATTtggagaagaaaacaaatcttttgaaaatctCGAATAGCGAAGAAAGTGGTGACAGTGGATCGACAAAGAACAAAG GTATAAGCCTAGCAGAAAGTTCGACAGATATGCATGACGTTAAATTAGCCGAATCATCGACTACGTCCGAGAGAAAAGACGAAGGAACTTTGACATCCTCGACACTAACATTATCCTTATCAAAAGGAACTAACCCTGAAGATATCGATGAACTCGTAAAACGACCTGCGTTATCTAAATCCAATGAGAGGATCGAAGAAACTCGTAAAGTTTCAACCGGAACGTCTCCGCCACCGCAAAGTATTTCCACCCAA ACATACGATTTTCTTCCACGAGGAGGTAGTGGTTCCCTTCGTAGATCGATGTCAACTTCCAAAGGATTTTTGTCTTACGAGGATAGCGAGACAGAG GAACCAAATAGATTTACGAACAGTCCCGATCTGTATCCACGAACGATACAAGAACAATATCTGCGGCAAGCGATTTCAAGTCAGAGCAGAGATCGAACTCGAAGAAATTCCATCGACTCCGCTCATCTCTATTATCGCTCTAGG GAACCTAGCCAGCCTAGATTCATCGAAGCAGGTCCTAGTACCTCGACTCAAGGTGTATCTACGTTGACTCGTCAAGGATTAGAAATCGTCGAGCTCTTGCGAGAAGCAGAGAGACAAGGATATTCGACTGACGACGTTCAGGTGGCTTTAGCACAGGGTGCGTCCAATCCAATAGAATGGTTAAAGACACAATGGCCTCGTTCGATCGAGGCTGTTCAAATCTTGGTAAGCACCCAAGGgaaagaacagagagaaaataatatcggTGTCCTTTCTGTAAACGAAGCGAAGGATGCTTTAAGGTCGGTCAAAGGTGACGTTTGGAATGCTGTCACCATTGCTACCCAACGTAGACAGCACaag aCCGCAGAAATTCTAACAAAAGGCAATTTTACAATGGCTGATGTTGTTAAAGCTCTCGATAACAACGATGGCATCGTCGATGCCGCTTTACTCGAGCTACAGAAAAATCAACTGAAGCCGTTTTTAATGAGGATCTGGGGTCCTCCGGTCGGGGTTGAAAATGATGGTGCTGCACCACAAGGAG ATGCGGCTGGTATAGTTGGTGGTGCAACAAGGATTCTCGAACAGATTACCACTGTATCGGATACGGAGGCGAAGAAGCAGGTAATGTCACCAATTATTGACAATTTCGTCGCATTGCAGACCGACTTTAGAAAACAGCTGGCGGCACTAAGACAAATGACTTATAATTGGGAATACGAGAAAGACCCTCTAAACGACACTCGAGGTAATAATTCGGTTGATTTACTCGGCAGCTCGAACGGCGAAGATCCAACGATCGACGAAACCCTATTGCcaagatcgatagaaaatattcattcgaaTCAGACGGTCGATGTAGAGAttgaacaaacgaacaaagtAGAAAATACTATGGACGATAAGAATAATCGATTAGAGAGTAGTATAACTGAATCaatagaaaacaaacaaaaaattgacgatacgaatattatagaaaataatgcaGGATTAACGATAGAGGAACAATTGGAGATCAATgaaaaggatcgatcgattgacgAAAATAGGACAAAAGAAGTAATTAGCATCGAtgaatcgtcgaaaaaaatagaaactcgTGATAAAgacgatcgaaataataattccaaAGATATTGCGACAGTAAATTCGTACGATGCAATTGTTACGAATGAGAAACATTTCAATTCTGAGACTGTTACGGTAACGGAGAAATCCGATGATGAAGATGTTACGAAAgggaataaagaaataacgaatgaGAATGAAGTATCGATGGGTGAAGATGAAATAACGCAGAAGGAGGATAGAAGGCTCTTTCGTAACGAGACTTTGCcagaggataaaaaaaatagttctCAAGAGACCTCCCTTCAACAAGATACAAATATAGTCGAGCAACCGGATCTGAAAATGCATAATGACACTACGGATAGAACGATAACAAGAAAAGTAAACGAGCGAAACAAGTCTCaggtagaaaatttatttaggaACGAAGGTTCTTCCATAAACGAGCTTGGTTTAGAAGTAAACGCTGTACCCCAGTCTAAGACGATGGAGTTGCTAATGTCTGCTGTTAGATCCTTGCCGGAACAAATGATAGGACCTTTCGTAACGGCTATGAAAATGTTATCGCCTAAATTAACGACGATCGATACCGATACCGATGTAAATGAAAAcgatatcgatgaaaattattccAACCCTGCCTCCACTCCTCGTCTTGTTCATTCCGAGTCAATGATCGGAGAAAAGGaggtagaaaataataatgtaaatgatcgaccgatcgatataTCTGCATTAGATAAAAACGAAGTTAAGGATACAATCTCTGAAtctatcgatgaaaataaagaaagtacTACGATCGATAGGGCtcaagaagaaacagaaatcgAACAACCATCTAGGGTCGTGCCTGATAAAGgacatgaaaataaaaatatatcgaagccGGATAACGTCAATGTGAAATTCGAACCGAAGGATTTGACGGATCAACAGAAGGACTTCCGAGCGGTAGGTACGGATCGAACTGAAGCTAATACTGCGCTAACTAACATAGGACAGAATACTACAACAGATAAAACTGCAATCCCTTCGGACGTATCATTAACAAATGCACGTCATTACGAGCTACCATTGAATCATGATTTTCAATCACGAACGATAATCGATACATACGTGGACATGCATTCTAAAATCGTTGAGATAGATAATGAAAACATGAATACGGAATTGATAGATCTACAAGATAATTTTCCAGTGATGGAGAAAACGCATGTAGAaagtaataatgattataatgataatgaaaatgataacaaTGATAAGACAGATAGAGATCCGATGAAACTGGATAAGGAACTATCGAATGTAACTTCACGTATAATTAATGAACATTCCAATGATCAATCGCATCTAATTAATACATCAATGATCGATGAATCCATAAacataaaatcattttcaaaggAAGCGAATAACTCTTCCAATGATTTCGCATTACCCCATAACCCCATGATTGACTTAACGTTTGATAACAAACAGAATGATGCAGAATCATCATCGACTAATGACGAATCAATGGATAGTCTAGATCCATTTGTTCGTAACGACACTCGTTCTAACGAAATTAGTAATCTGATCGAACTTAAAGATGATTTAATCCTCGACGTACCGATATTGACACCAATGAAAATATCCAATGACAATCAACGATTAAATCTAATCGACATTTtcgaatttgataaaaaagatttgcagagtaatattttaaaagattcgGTCGATTCTAATTCGcttaatcgatcgaaatctaACGCGGCTTCTTTAAATTTCAATCCTAAATTCGTCGAAGAATCCTCCGAATTTTCGTCGCGATTAAAATCAAAAGATCTCGATTCGAATAATAACGCATCAGAAAATTTATCCAATTTGTCGTCtttaaatcaaatcaaatcaaatgcATCTAATCTTTCGGAtatcgaacaaataaaaacgatagaGAAGATCGATGATAAATCGCGCGaatcgaaagaggaaaatgttGAATTTATTAGCGAAGTTATTTTATCGCCGTTATTAAAAGACATACAGACGGTTCGcgaaacgatcgacgatcaAAAACTTTCTTACGAAGTATCATCGTTTCTTGAAAACTTGAACTTTATCGAATCGTCTCCTCGGATTTTTCTAGAATCGAATATTAATGACATCTCGGCTggtattatcgaaataaacatATCCGAATCTCCGATTATAGCTGTAAACGATTGCGCTCCGGtcaaagaagtagaaaaaattgattctGTATtggaaaccaaaaaaaaaattgttgataaGATTAACGAGAAACCGATTGACGATTTAAATGTTAACATTTCCAAGAAGATTAAATCTAGCGACGTTGATaaaatcgaaacgaatttAATTGAACCAATTCGTACAATGAAACTAACGAGAGgagatattattaaagaacGATCTAAATCGCCGGTAAAAAAAGTAAGTAGAAGGAAATCGCCAGTTAAGATCATAAAGAGAGCTAATACGCTTCTACCTAAGAAGGTCTCGACAAAAATTAACGTCCTTCCGAGAACTACCGCTCTCGTGAAAGCGAGAAACGCAGCTGttgaaataatgaagaaaCCGATCGCTTTGAAAAGTATTACACAGATCGAAGACACGCGATCGAAAGGATCTATCGAACAAATTGAAGACGTTCGTGTTAAAAAATCGGAGAATACAATAAAACCGATAAAAACTACGATCGATAACGAAAAGAGATCTGCGAGCTCTATGGAtcaaagatcgatcgaatcgacttttgaacgatcgaaaaaaacgACGGATATTAAGAACGAAAAAGTAGAATCTGAAAGAGATCAGAGTGTCGATAAAAAcaaatctaaaatcaaattcaTTTCGAAAATTCCTGTTTTAACTGCGCGATGCAAAACGTCTTCTAAAATCGTACAAGCTACAGCATCGAAGGATAAACcggtaaaaataaataaaataatattgggATCTGTGCCAACGAGATTACCTGTTGCGAGACAAACCATTTTAAAGACAAATCTGAAAGCTACGAAGATACCGAATATTTcagaaaacgtaaaagaaaaagaaatcgtcgttaaaaaagaaaaagaatcgattacgatcgatcgaacggcGGATAAGGTCGATGACAAAAAAGTTGACAATGATAACGATGGATTTAATTGtcgaacggagaaagaaaaattagaaagcaACTTAGAAACTTTAGAAATCAAAACTGAAGTAGAACGATCTAATAACAGTGATGACGACGAATCAAGTTCGGAGCACgatgacgaagaagatgaacaagatgaagaagaagaagaagaagaagaagaagaggaagaagaaaaagaggtttCAGACGTCGAAGAATCAAGTTCGGTTTTCGATAGTTCCTCGGAATCAGAAAATTTTACCGTGCTAATGAGAGAAGTTCCTAAGTCTAGCTCGGATAAAAGTAACTCTGTCGAGAGTCTGCTTACCGTTGAAGATCAAATAGAAAAGACGTTGCAGGCTATAAGAGCCGAATTGTCAAATTACGAGTCTGACGAATTAGAGGAGAACGAAGATTTGAAACCCGACGAGAGAGATGTAAAAGACGATACAGAAAATGAAGATTCGTCGTCTCTGAgcgatgaaatatttgaagaagCAATATGTGGTGGGGAAGAGTCCATTGACATTAGTATCACCAAGATGgacaaaatagaaattattcaaaatgatcttgaaataaaaactCTGGAAGATTCGTCGATCGTATCGAATCTTGAAGAAACGATggtagaaaaacaaatatcaaaagattctaataataaaatatcgaaaaataaaatgaaaaataactcTGTGAACGACGATGTTAATAAACATAGTAGAGTCAATGAACAGAGTAAagtcaatgaaatatttaagaaaaatacgagtAAGATcgcaaaattagaaaaaaaaaatttacatgatGGTAATACGAAAGATGTAAAAATGATACAAAGCGTTAGAGTGTTACGAGAGGTCGAGACAAATgataaaaacaagagaaaaaaagataaggaagATCCACGAGTTACGCAGaataaacgattttctttaGTAGCCAGTTGTATTCGTCGATTCGAGGGTGAAgataaaacagaaaggaaaCGTAATGAAGTTGAAAATGTCAACGCTACGAGAAGAGAGGGATCTCCCAAAACGGAAAGGGAG AGAACGGCACGTAGATTGTTAGCGGAGGGACGTGCATCGAATTACGAGGAGGCCGAAGTAGCTGCCAGTTTATTAGCTCTCAAATTCGGAGATGCAGAAGCTATTCATGCCGCTAAGGAATGTGGTAGTGTCGAGTCGGCTCTTGCATTTTTACAACAAGAATGCGAACTTTGTACCGGACGTTATGCGATGAGTCAG atgaTATCAATGTTGAAATGTACACATCGCTGTTGTAACGAGTGTGCCAAAAATTATTTCACCATTCAGATAAGCGATAGAAATATCATAGACGCTGTATGTCCGTTTTGCAAAGAGCCTAATCTGAGGGATGCGAACGAAGACGACGTTCTAGAATATTTTAGTAATCTAGACATTCAATTAAAATCACTTTTGGATTCTCCTATTCACGAACTCTTTCAAAGAAAACTAAGAGATCGGACTCTTATGCAAGATCCTAATTTTAAATGGTGCATTCAG TGCTCGAGTGGTTTCTACGCGGACCCGGAACACAAGAGACTGATCTGTCCTGACTGCAGATCTATAACGTGTGCCTTTTGTCGAAAGCCT TGGGAGAAACAACACGAAGGTATAACTTGCGAACAATTCGCAGCTTGGAAAGATGAAAACGATCCAGACAATCAAGCGGCTGGTTTAGCGAAACATTTGGCCGACAATGGTATTGATTGTCCCAAGTGTAAATTCCGATATTCTTTATCTCGAGGAG GTTGCATGCATTTTACCTGCAGTCAATGCAAATTTGAATTTTGTTGTGGTTGTGGTAAAGCCTTTCTTATGGGCGCTAAATGCTCGATTAGTCCGTATTGCGCAAAATTAGGCCTTCACGCTCATCATCCGCGCAATTGTCTCTTTTATCTTCGCGACAAGGAACCCGCGCAATTACAACAATTACTCAAAGAGAACGACATCGAGTACGATACGGAAGGGCCAATAGGTGAAAGGAAATGTAAAGTTCAATTGCAAAAGGAAACCCCAGCGGGTGTTGTCGATGCGATTTGCAATTCGGACGTCGTCGAGGGACAAGCTGGTTTATGCAG GATTCATTACGTCGAGTATCTTGTTCGAAAGATACGTTCTACGCAGTTGGAACCTCTTCCGCTATTGAATATAGATGATCTCGAGACTTGCGTTAAACGAAGCGGCTTAAAACTACCTCCAAATTGGTACGGGCGTGACCCAGAACACTACAGGAAAGATCTGACGGAG ATTGTACAAAAGGAAATTCCACTGGAATAA